One window from the genome of Pseudomonas frederiksbergensis encodes:
- the flgB gene encoding flagellar basal body rod protein FlgB, giving the protein MSISFDKALGIHEQALSFRAQRAEVLANNIANADTPNYKARDLDFSKVLAEQNEKTKNGHFALNMTNSRHIEAEGVGSGDESLMYRTPMQPSIDQNTVDAQLEQSNYAENSVNFQASFTLLNSKFKGLVSALRGE; this is encoded by the coding sequence ATGAGCATCAGCTTCGATAAAGCGCTCGGTATCCACGAACAGGCCCTGAGCTTCCGCGCCCAGCGTGCCGAAGTCCTGGCCAACAACATCGCCAACGCCGACACCCCGAACTACAAGGCCCGTGACCTGGATTTTTCCAAGGTGCTCGCCGAGCAGAACGAGAAAACCAAGAACGGCCACTTCGCCTTGAACATGACCAACAGCCGTCATATCGAAGCCGAGGGCGTGGGCAGCGGCGACGAATCCTTGATGTATCGCACGCCGATGCAGCCGTCGATCGACCAGAACACCGTGGACGCTCAACTGGAACAGTCCAACTACGCGGAAAACTCCGTGAACTTCCAGGCCAGCTTCACCCTGCTCAACAGTAAATTCAAAGGGCTGGTATCGGCCCTGCGTGGAGAGTAA
- the flgC gene encoding flagellar basal body rod protein FlgC: MSIASVFNIAGSAMSAQTTRLNTVASNIANAETVSSSIDQTYRARHPVFATMFQGGQSGGSDSLFQDQDAAGQGVQVLGVVEDQSNLEARYEPNHPAADAKGYVYYPNVNVVEEMADMISASRSFQTNVEMMNTAKTMMQKVLTLGQ, encoded by the coding sequence ATGTCGATCGCGAGCGTTTTCAACATCGCCGGCAGTGCCATGAGTGCCCAGACCACTCGCCTGAACACCGTCGCCAGTAACATTGCCAACGCCGAGACCGTTTCGTCGAGCATCGACCAGACCTATCGCGCCCGCCACCCGGTGTTCGCCACCATGTTCCAGGGCGGCCAGTCCGGCGGCAGCGACTCGCTGTTCCAGGACCAGGACGCGGCGGGGCAGGGCGTACAGGTACTGGGCGTAGTCGAAGACCAGAGCAACCTCGAAGCACGTTATGAGCCAAACCATCCGGCCGCGGACGCCAAGGGTTATGTCTATTACCCGAACGTCAACGTCGTCGAAGAAATGGCCGACATGATTTCCGCCAGTCGTTCGTTCCAGACCAACGTCGAAATGATGAACACCGCCAAAACCATGATGCAGAAGGTCCTGACCCTCGGTCAGTGA
- the flgD gene encoding flagellar hook assembly protein FlgD, producing MSVTNTTGGLSLNEILANSSVKTNTKADGLGAATNAASGNQELGKDAFLQLLVTQLKNQNPLEPQDNGEFVAQLAQFSSLEGITTLNDTVSGIAGNYNSSQALQASSLVGRSVIAPGDKAVVDTSKSLNGTVVVPAAVSSLTVKIMDKDGKTVRTIDLGSQKSGNSAFIWDGKNDAGTTVESGTYTFAASTTIDGQATSLITNLPATVSSVTISQTGGELMLNLAGLGSIALSKVQTIGM from the coding sequence ATGAGCGTCACCAACACCACCGGCGGTTTGAGCCTCAACGAGATTCTCGCCAATTCCTCGGTCAAGACCAACACCAAGGCCGATGGCCTGGGCGCGGCAACCAATGCGGCGAGCGGCAACCAGGAATTGGGCAAGGATGCGTTTTTGCAACTGCTCGTTACCCAACTGAAGAATCAGAACCCGCTGGAGCCCCAGGACAACGGTGAGTTCGTTGCCCAGTTGGCGCAGTTCAGCAGCCTGGAAGGCATCACCACGCTCAACGATACCGTCAGCGGCATCGCCGGCAACTACAACTCGTCCCAGGCGTTGCAAGCTTCGTCCCTGGTCGGGCGTTCGGTGATCGCTCCGGGTGACAAGGCCGTGGTCGATACTTCCAAGAGCCTCAACGGCACCGTGGTGGTTCCGGCAGCGGTGTCCTCCCTTACCGTCAAGATCATGGACAAGGATGGCAAGACCGTCCGCACCATCGACCTGGGCAGCCAGAAATCTGGCAACTCCGCCTTCATCTGGGATGGCAAGAACGATGCGGGCACGACCGTCGAGTCGGGCACGTACACCTTCGCGGCCTCGACCACCATCGATGGCCAGGCCACATCGCTGATCACCAACCTGCCGGCCACGGTCAGCAGCGTGACGATCAGCCAGACGGGCGGTGAGCTCATGCTCAACCTGGCCGGGCTGGGCAGCATTGCCCTGTCCAAAGTACAAACTATTGGTATGTAG
- the flgE gene encoding flagellar hook protein FlgE, which yields MSFNIGLSGLYAANKQLDVTGNNIANVATTGFKSSRAEFEDVYSATKLGSGSKTVGNGVRLANVSQQFGQGDVNNTGNVLDMGIQGQGFFVLSNDGSLSYTRAGTFKTDKEGYVTNSDGTARLQGYGVDANGKIQNGILTDLRIDTSNLPPQATSLVSSTINLNSTATPITAAFNPADTATFTKQFTTPIYDTQGNQHSMDQYMVKTAGNTWNVYTLIDGRNLDGSLPTTTGATAPVPSTMNFDSSGRLTSVTTPPAGTSSDLVLTGWVPGTVTNGTWTANGAASAPSITISMGNTTQFNADTARSIPAQNGYATGQITNLTIDGSGVMLANFSNNQTKPIGQLALASFTNEQGLQPVGGTSWKETFASGIPGYDAPQTGTLGSIVSNSLEESNVNLTNELVELIKAQSNYQANAKTISTQSTIMQTIIQMA from the coding sequence ATGTCTTTCAACATCGGCCTTAGCGGTCTCTATGCAGCCAACAAACAGCTGGACGTGACCGGCAACAACATCGCCAACGTGGCGACCACCGGTTTCAAATCGTCCCGCGCGGAATTCGAAGACGTCTACTCGGCCACCAAGCTGGGTTCGGGCAGCAAGACCGTCGGCAACGGCGTGCGCCTGGCCAACGTTTCCCAGCAATTCGGCCAGGGTGACGTGAACAACACCGGCAACGTGCTGGACATGGGCATCCAGGGCCAGGGCTTCTTTGTCCTGAGCAACGACGGTTCCCTGAGCTACACCCGTGCCGGTACGTTCAAGACCGACAAGGAAGGCTACGTCACCAACAGTGACGGCACTGCACGTCTGCAGGGCTATGGCGTGGATGCCAACGGCAAGATCCAGAACGGCATCCTGACCGATCTGCGCATCGATACCTCGAACCTGCCGCCACAAGCCACCAGCCTGGTTTCGTCGACCATCAACCTGAACTCGACGGCAACGCCGATTACCGCCGCGTTCAACCCGGCCGATACCGCTACTTTCACCAAGCAGTTCACCACTCCGATCTACGACACCCAGGGTAACCAGCATTCCATGGACCAGTACATGGTCAAGACGGCCGGCAACACCTGGAACGTCTATACCTTGATCGATGGTCGTAACCTCGATGGCAGCTTGCCGACCACGACCGGTGCGACCGCGCCTGTTCCTTCGACCATGAACTTCGATTCGAGCGGCAGGTTGACCTCGGTCACCACTCCTCCAGCGGGTACCAGCAGTGATTTGGTACTGACCGGCTGGGTTCCGGGCACCGTGACCAACGGCACATGGACCGCCAACGGCGCGGCCAGCGCGCCGAGCATCACAATCTCCATGGGCAACACCACTCAGTTCAACGCCGACACCGCGCGGTCGATCCCGGCCCAGAACGGTTACGCCACTGGCCAGATCACCAACCTGACCATTGATGGCAGCGGTGTGATGCTCGCCAACTTCAGCAACAACCAGACCAAGCCGATCGGCCAGCTCGCCCTCGCCAGCTTCACCAACGAGCAGGGTCTGCAGCCAGTAGGCGGCACCAGCTGGAAAGAAACCTTCGCTTCGGGTATTCCAGGCTACGACGCGCCACAAACCGGCACCCTGGGTTCGATCGTCTCCAACTCCCTGGAAGAGTCCAACGTCAACCTGACCAACGAACTGGTCGAGTTGATCAAGGCGCAAAGCAACTACCAGGCAAACGCCAAGACCATCTCCACCCAGAGCACCATCATGCAGACCATCATTCAGATGGCTTGA